TTGCCATTACACAAAAACAAATTACGAAACTGGCCAGTCAATATTGCCGGCCAGTGATCACCGCCACCCAGATGTTAGAGTCCATGACTGAACATCGTCGTCCTACTCGTGCAGAAGCAACTGATGTGGCCAATGCCATTCTTGATGGCACTGATGCAGTGATGTTGTCGGGAGAATCTGCTATGGGACAGTATCCGATTGAAGCTACCGCGATGCTGGCAGAAATCGCCTGTGTTACCGAACCGCATCGAAAATTAGATAGGGGTCTGGAGCGCCTAGGTGAAAAGAAAAAAATGGAAGAATTGATCGCCCATAACCTACAATTATCTGTGAGAAATATGCAGCCTGCTGCAGTTATCACGCCTACTCGTTCAGGTAGTATGCCACGAAATGTCACTCGTTATTGTTTACCGGTATGGATCACAGCCTTTAGTGCGGATGAAAAAACCTGTCAATCTTTGCAGTTTTCCTATGGTGTTTACCCCATTAAAGCCGATGAGGATATGGCAGAATGGACGCCATTTTTACGTCGTTGGTATCAAGAACAGGGAATTTATGAGGGCATAGTCTTATTGGCTCAAGGGCCATCACCCGAATACCCTTGCAGTAATCATCGCTTGGAATTTATTGACCTAGGCTTGTAATAGCAGGGCTATAGTAAGTGCAAATTCTATAGAATGTTCGATTCATGTCTATAAAATGTGCTGAATGACAACAAAGTCGTGAACTAGTTCCATGAAAGCAGACCTACTTGACATATATCAATGAGACAATTAGAGCTTTAATGGATACTAATCCAACATAAAAATAGGAGTTAGCCATGAGTGAAGTGTTCACAAAAAACATGGCCAGAAATATCTTTTATGGAGGCAGTGTATTCTTCTTCCTACTACTTCTGGCCCTTACCTTCGACACGCAAGGCGTTCTCGCCGAGCGTGACCATCGAAAAATATCACCCCGGAAGTTGTTCTGGGTAAAAAGTCTGGGAAGACAACAACTGTGTTGGTTGTCATACCATTTTAGGCGAAGGCGCTTACTTTGCACCGGAGCTGGGCAATGTTTACACCCGTTTTGGTAATAGTAAAGAAGCCATTATTGGTTTCATTAAAAGCCGTCCTAAAAATGGTATTCCTGGTCGCCGCAGCATGCCTCAGTTTAACCTGAGTGATGAAGAGCTGAATGGCATCGCTGAGTTCCTTAAATGGACCTCAGAAGTCAATACGGCTAACTGGCCCCAAACATTCAAGGTTAAGGGAGCGAGACTATGCAATATCAATCACAATCCGTTGCGAAGCTGTATTTTATCGCGGCCATTGCCCTGTTTGTCGGGCAAATACTCTTTGGTGTCGTCTTAGGCGCCCAATATATCTGGGGAGACTTCTTATTCCCAGCTATTCCATTTAATGTTGCCCGTATGGTGCATACTAACTTACTCATCGTCTGGTTATTGTTTGGCTTTATGGGCGCTGCGTACTACCTCATCCCCGAAGAATCTGAAACCGAGCTATTCAGCCCTATGTTGGCCATGCCCTGTTCTGGATATTTCTCGCGGCGGGTGTTGCGACTATCCTAGGTTACTTACTCGTCCCTTATGCCACCTTGGCAGAGATGACCATGAATGACCTCTTGCCCACCATGGGACGAGAATTCCTCGAACAACCCACGATAACCAAAATTGGTATTGTGATTGTGGCTCTGGGTTTCTTATTCAATGTTGGCATGACCATGCTTAAGGGTCGTAAAACCGTCATTAGTATGATTATGTTTATTGGTCTGACCGGTTTAGCCGTATTCTTCTTGTTCTCCTTTGTTAATCCAGCCAACCTGATTTTAGACAAATTCTGGTGGTGGTGGGTTGTTCACATGTGGGTTGAAGGTGTTTGGGAATTAATCATGGGCGCAATGCTGGCCTTTGTACTGATTAAAACCACCGGTGTGGATAGAGAAATCATTGAAAAATGGTTGTATGTCGTTATCGCTATGAGCCTTATTACGGGCTTAATCGGTATGGGACATCACTACTACTGGATTGGTACTCCTGAGTACTGGCAGTGGTGGGGTTCTATCTTCTCAGCCATGGAGCCTATTCCTTTCTTTATGATGGTTTTATATGCCTTTAATATGGTCAACCAACGTCGTCGTGAGCACCCTAATAAGGTGGCTGTTTTATGGGCGCAGGGTACGGCTGTGATGGCATTCTTAGGCGCTGGCGTCTGGGGTTTCATTCATACTTTAGCCCCTGTGAACTATTACACCCACGGTACGCAAATCACCGCAGCTCATGGTCACATGGCTTTCTATGGTGCGTATGTGATGATTAACCTGACCATTATTTCCTATGCTATGCCACTGCTTCGCGGTCGTGCAGCAGCGAATAGTAATCGTGCGCAGGTGGTTGAAATGTGGGCTTTCTGGTTAATGACAGTGGCGATGGTATTCATTACCTTGTTCCTGACGGCAGCCGGTGTACTACAGGTTTGGTTACAGCGTTATACTGAAAATCCTATGAGCTTTATGGCCGTGCAGGAAAAACTGGAAATCTTCTATCTTCTACGTGAGCTAGCCGGTCTGGTATTCTTAATCGGTCTGGGGGTTTATGTGTATAGTTTCTTTGTCGGTGGTGAGGAGGAAGCGACTGCATAGAAAGCCTTAAGTTCTAAGCGTTAAAAATAGAGGCGGGGCTTAATCACCCCGCCTTTTTTATGTGTGGTATTTAATTTTTTAAAGTTCTAATTTTTAAAATAATGGTATATATAATGTCTATAGGTTCTATTAAAGCGGATAATAAAATTTTGCTAAAAAAAGATCCCTTACCGGGTGACTTAGCAATTTGGTTTTTTATTATGGCGGAATTACTTGTATTTGGACTGTTTTTTATGGTTTATGTCTATGTACGTAACAACAATGTGGAGTTGTTTAATACCTACCAACTAGAATTACATCGTATTGCAGGGGTGATCAATACGATTGCTCTGATCACCAGTAGTTATTTTGTTGCCCTGAGTGTGCATGCGATAAAACAAGATCAAGTTAAACGCAGTGGTCATTTAATCTTACTTGCTTTAGCAATGGGTGCTGTTTTTGTGGTGGTAAAACTATGGGAATACTCCCATGTATTTGGTGCAGGTATCCATTTAAGTACCAATACCTTTTATACCTTTTATATTTCTCTGACCTTTTTTCATTTTATGCATGTCTTAATGGGCATGGTTATCCTTGGCGCTGTATATCGCTTTATCCGGCAGGGAAAATACTCAGCCAGTGAACACCTGGGCATAGAAACCGGTGCGTCCTATTGGCACATGGTCGATTTAGTCTGGATTATTTTATTTCCTCTTGTTTATGTGATTAGGTAAGCTTTATGTCATCAACTAGATTTACATCAAGTACAAAATTAACCGTAATATGGATAATACTCATACTTCTGACGTTAAGTTCGTCCTTGGTTGCTTATTTTGAATTGTCAGGTCTTTATATTGTTGCTTTTGTATTACTAACGGTAAGCATCAAAGGTCAATTAATTATTGATTACTATATGGGAATGAAGAATGTTCGAGGATTTTGGCGATTTGCCTTACTAGGATTTATTATCGTCATACCGCTGGTTGCAATGACGGGCTATTACTTAAGCTTAATGACAGTAGATTGAAAGAAAAAATTAACTGTAAATGAACTATAAATGAACTATAAAAGATGAGAAGCGAATAAAAATGAGCACTGACACACAAGCCACTGATATCCCTTTTTATTCACCACAAGGGAATGAACAAGCCCTATTTGAACATGCCTATGGTAATCAATTGCCGGTCTTGTTAAAAGGCCCAACGGGTAGCGGTAAAACCCGCTTTATTGCTCACATGGCAGCAAAACTCAATGTGCCTTTATACACTGTCTCATGTCACGATGATTTAACGGCTTCTGATTTAGTAGGACGTTATTTAATCGGTGATAGTCAAACTATCTGGAATGACGGGCCACTGACCCGTGCTGTTCGTGAAGGTGGTATTTGCTATCTGGATGAAGTGGTAGAAGCACGAAAAGATACCACGGTGGTTATTCATCCGCTAACAGATGATCGTCGTATCCTGCCCATTGACCGTACTGGCGAAACCTTGCATGCCCCGAATAATTTTATGTTAGTTGTATCTTATAACCCAGGTTATCAAAGTATGATGAAAGGCTTAAAACCGAGTACTCGACAGCGCTTTATTTCCATGAGTTTCAATTATCTTAAACCCGCTCAGGAACAGGCAGTGGTTGAAGCGGAAACGGGTATTGAAGCACACATGGCGAAAAAATTAGTGGCCATGGCCAATGCATTGAGACAACTAAAAGATCATGATTTAGAAGAAGGTGCAAGTACCCGTTTATTGGTTTATACGGCAAGATTAATCAAGTCTGGCTTTGATCCTGTGGAAGCTTGTCTGGCAGGTTTAATCGAACCCTTAAGTGATGAACAGGATGTGGTTGAAGCATTGATGGAAGTAGTTTATGCCTCATTTGGTAAGTAGCTTTGCTTAAGTGACCTTTCTTAAATACCATTAGGACAGTCGTTTTATAAGTCACAATTAACGAACAAAAATAAAGAGCAAGAATAGTGGAAGAACAAGTCGGTCAAATCTGGAATAACTTTGTTACTAACTTATCCGATAAGAGCTTTAAAGAATCAACGGTTAGTTTACAGACAGTAAGCAAGCCGCTAGGGATTTTTTTTCGTGCCTTGGGTGGTAACAATGCTTTGAGAATTGTTGAGTCTACAGCAACGCAACATTTTGCCAAACGTAATTGGAAACATCGTGTTGCGGGGACGGGAAAATATGTTGAACTGAGTTGGCAGGATGATGATACCCTACATTTACCCAAGCAAATTAATGTCTTTCCAAGCACAGAACTGAATAAAGATTTGTATTATTGGCTTGCCGCAATCAATGCCCACACATTGGAAAATCCGTCAGCTAAAGCCAGAGGCTTGCAAGGCTGGTTTGTTTATAGTCAAACCATTACGGTAGAGGTCATAGAACGTTTTCCTGGCTTACATTCACGTTATCTACGTTTGGTTGATGCCTATATACAATTACGTCATCTGGATGAGAAGTTCAATGAACAGGAACTCGCTCAGGAAGAAGCAATTGCTCGCGCTTTAATTGAACCGGGTTGTATGGATAAGATCCCTACCAGTCAATATGCTCCGAAGCCAGTATTACTTTGGCCTCACCCCAATCCACCGGAAGTAATCGATTTAAGTAGCCGACGTTCACAGCCTGATAAAGATGTTGAAGGTGAATCAAAACCTTCAAAGCCTGAGCAAACAAAAAAAGAAAATAAACGTCGTAATGCTGAACGGGTTGATATGCCTGATGGCAAAGATGGTTTTATTTTACATCACTTTGAAAGTATTTTTGGTTTCAGTGAATTTTTGAATATAAACCGTAGCACCGACGACGACGATGAAGCCGATCAGGATAAGGCAGATAAAAATGCTGATGATATGGATTTTCTTTCCGTTGCCAGAGATAATAAAACCAAGGGCGGTAAGGTCAAATTCGACCTAGACTTACCGGCAGAATCAATGGATGAAGTGATCCTTGAAAGTGATGTGCTGTTGCCTGAATGGGACTACAAAAAACAACTCATGCTAAAAGATTATTGTTCTGTCATAAACTATATGCACAATACGGGGGAAGCGGGTGAGTTACCGGAA
This genomic window from sulfur-oxidizing endosymbiont of Gigantopelta aegis contains:
- a CDS encoding cytochrome c oxidase subunit 3 family protein — translated: MSIGSIKADNKILLKKDPLPGDLAIWFFIMAELLVFGLFFMVYVYVRNNNVELFNTYQLELHRIAGVINTIALITSSYFVALSVHAIKQDQVKRSGHLILLALAMGAVFVVVKLWEYSHVFGAGIHLSTNTFYTFYISLTFFHFMHVLMGMVILGAVYRFIRQGKYSASEHLGIETGASYWHMVDLVWIILFPLVYVIR
- a CDS encoding cytochrome C oxidase subunit IV family protein yields the protein MSSTRFTSSTKLTVIWIILILLTLSSSLVAYFELSGLYIVAFVLLTVSIKGQLIIDYYMGMKNVRGFWRFALLGFIIVIPLVAMTGYYLSLMTVD
- a CDS encoding CbbQ/NirQ/NorQ/GpvN family protein, with the protein product MSTDTQATDIPFYSPQGNEQALFEHAYGNQLPVLLKGPTGSGKTRFIAHMAAKLNVPLYTVSCHDDLTASDLVGRYLIGDSQTIWNDGPLTRAVREGGICYLDEVVEARKDTTVVIHPLTDDRRILPIDRTGETLHAPNNFMLVVSYNPGYQSMMKGLKPSTRQRFISMSFNYLKPAQEQAVVEAETGIEAHMAKKLVAMANALRQLKDHDLEEGASTRLLVYTARLIKSGFDPVEACLAGLIEPLSDEQDVVEALMEVVYASFGK
- a CDS encoding nitric oxide reductase activation protein NorD — its product is MEEQVGQIWNNFVTNLSDKSFKESTVSLQTVSKPLGIFFRALGGNNALRIVESTATQHFAKRNWKHRVAGTGKYVELSWQDDDTLHLPKQINVFPSTELNKDLYYWLAAINAHTLENPSAKARGLQGWFVYSQTITVEVIERFPGLHSRYLRLVDAYIQLRHLDEKFNEQELAQEEAIARALIEPGCMDKIPTSQYAPKPVLLWPHPNPPEVIDLSSRRSQPDKDVEGESKPSKPEQTKKENKRRNAERVDMPDGKDGFILHHFESIFGFSEFLNINRSTDDDDEADQDKADKNADDMDFLSVARDNKTKGGKVKFDLDLPAESMDEVILESDVLLPEWDYKKQLMLKDYCSVINYMHNTGEAGELPENLRRTAKKLRHQLEALTSKRVWHRHQSEGSELDLDAYINYVGERFSGHKVEQPDLYQQLRSSERDLSCLLLADLSLSTDTWLSNEARIIDVIRDSLFLFSESLRNTGDQFSIYGFSSKNHGHIRFNTLKTFKEKYNGIVRSRIQAIKPGFYTRMGAAIRYASVKLEQQDTQQRLLLILTDGKPNDLDRYEGRYGVEDTRRAIHEAKAKGLQTFCITIDDQGGEYLPHIFGTNGYTIIRKPEHLPQKLPLLYANLTTNPS